ACATTCAACATCAAGTTTGTCTTTAGTTTATGAGCCAACTTTTTTATGAATACTAATAATACatgggccttagccatgtggcacatcgattctctttctacaaactaacgcttcgaaaactaacaaaatgtatgcgaatgacagatccgatcgacaacttcacgtgacctgtcgacagtgaatgtcattgccatacattttttaattttcaaagcgttagccaGGCGCCTATCCAGGGGGGAGCAAGCGGGGCATTTGCCCAGAGCGGCAAAGTGcggcaaaatttatttaattggtccCGTAGGTTTCGGAGAAAATTTACTATGACAGATCATCTACATCAGACATTCGAAAGATCTTACAAGGGTTCTGTTTTTATACGTCcatacgttcggaaccctaaaagaaGTATTTATGGAACGGGCGGCAAAATTTATCTTTGCCCGGAACGGCGATATTGCTGGATCTAGGCTAtggcgttagcgtttgtagaaagagaatcgacgtgccacatggctacaggcccagatgTGTTTAACCGTTCTTAAGttatatattgtttaataaatacaGATGACATATCTTATTTCAGGTGGTTGGATGACTATTCCGCAAGCTCCCGCCAATTGTCCGCCCGGTTTGGAATACCTCTCTATGATTGACCAGCTGCTCGTGAAGCAGAAGGTGGAACTGTTGGAAGCGTTCGTCGGCTTCGAGACCAACAACAAGTACACCGTGAAGAACTCCCTCGGACAGAAGGTGTACTACGCGGTGGAGGACAACGACTGCTGCACGAGAAACTGTTGCGGGCCCATGCGTCCTTTCGATATGAAGATTATGGACAACTTTAGGAACGAGGTAATTCCACTTTTGATATAAATTAAGTACAGGGCGACACAAAAGAGTAGACAATAAATGAGGGTGCTGTTGTCACTTATTGTCGTCTTTATGATAACCCTGTGTTCTGTCATCCACTTGTGACTGACTACCTTGATTcttgataataattgttattttgttctatatgtaggtaatattatgttctttgtttatgatgatttattaaaagtaatattactaCTGTTAAaagtaatgtaaataaattaataaatatatttgggaAATGTATTCACTCACTatattatatacacatcactGTTTAACCCTGAATTAAACATCATATTAAGAGTACTAAGATTATTAGTACTCTTAATGTGATGTTATACATTATTtacatgtattaaataaaaagagagagtaaatctaatctaaataaataatattcgtctggtaattatccgaatttctactatgattttaataatctgataaaactgatatatacatataataataataattggttgctCTATAATCTTTGTGATAATGAAATGTAGTGTTGTGCCACAAAGCGAGTCTATTAGACTTTTTTGTGTCGCacaacacaaataaatataatattcgtCACCAGTATTATATTTTGAACTAATTTGCCCTTGACATAATTTACTAAGAATTAAAATTTAGAAGATATCAACGATTTTTAGTATTAAGTGTACATAATGAATGTGAAGGCCGTCACTTAACATAGTTATCGTTTCCAGGTGATCCACTTGCACCGGCCTTTGGCGTGCGACTCGTGCTGGTGCCCGTGCTGGCTGCAGAGCATGGAGGTGACGGCGCCGCCGGGCACCGTGGTGGGCTCCATCGAGCAGGAGTGGTCCATCTGCAAGCCGTGCTACGTCATCAAGAACGCGGCGGGCGACGTGGTGCTGCGCATCAAGGGGCCCTTCTGCACCTACTCCATCTGCGGTGACGTCGAGTTCAATGTAAGTTCATTGACCCTTGGTCTAGGTGGAGATACATCGTgatgcacattcaacatttttctagtaatatgactttcctccctacgcattaccataccaagctaaccttctactcctcaatttttctgtcacttgCACCACTTTCACactatatactcattccttattttatctattcttgtcacatcacacatccatctcaaaaTACGCATTTcattcacatgcattcgtttactatccgtccctttcaccgcgcaacattctgatccatacagcacgacaggccTTACAAccgtttatgtatattttaccctcaagtctaagaggcattcgcgggtcacatagtacacctgagacctgtcgccatttcatccatcccgcattcattctacttttcaCGTCTCGCTCCACATTGCgatcgttttgaaaaagcgacccgaggtaccgaaaatcggagcaagctggtggggttacaccatttaaggcaattttAGAAGATTGAGATGTGCATCCAAAgtccaaaaataaatattcagttttcgtttgactgattCGTAGGCCAACACTTTCCAATTTTTGCTGCCATTTTCCCAGTCTGCTCTGTATCTCAGATGCGTTTTCTCCGACAAGTGATGTGATGTGgttaaatattagtatggattgatTGTTTCAGGTGTACTCCAGAGACGGTGAAACAAAGGTGGGGAAGATAACCAAGCAGTGGTCGGGGCTGGCTCGGGAGATGTTCACCGATTCAGATTATTTCGGGATCACGTTCCCGATGGACCTGGACGTGAGGATAAAGGCGGTGCTGCTTGGAGCTTGCTTCTTGATTGTGAGTACTTAGATTACtgataataatttcaaaaatgctttcactgttaggaagctacactacCCTCGAGTGCTATAAgctaaattataatatcaaaaaatttaGAGATCCTTcttaaaactccaataatgtaatcCAAAGTGTAGAAAATttcctaaaatattgtttacatcgtGCGCTGCAAAAAGTATTGAtggtagaataaaataatgtactacgaCTTTGCAGAAcgcattattttttacaaaatgtgtTGCGAAAGCCGCCTAACTATTATAGTCATGGcacaaaacttttatttaaaaaaataatagaaatgcTTCTGTCAGAAAAAgctgtttatttgtattttggttGGTGATATCTTCttatcaaaattactttagaTTCAAGACTGCTTTAATACCTTTGTTTAACTTTTTACCCAACTGCAAGAAGATTTATGTTTTTCACGcctatcttgtatgtatgtatgtaatattttttatttccccatatcttccaaaccgctaaaCGGATTACGTCATTAAGTCAGATTTGTCTTAACCCAAATGTTCTTAGGTagacgttaaaaaaaaacaaccacgaccactgtgagacgctatagactagaggtagatttttttttataataatgttgcgatatgggtatcatgTTCAGGGGCACATGAAAAGGATTTTAAAACGCTATTTCTGACTAATGACTAGGTGCGAGAAggtaagcagtcgggttttaaattttttcattgaATGATTCAATTCGGACCTTTCattcgaaaaaaaaagttgCCCAGTCGCCGCTCAACTTAAAatcagctgaaccgatttgactgaaaattgGTAGGAAGGTAGCTTAAAACCAGACCggcataggatacttagggaaGAATTGTACATACTTGtgtgtcaaagcgaagcttgaccgaatcagttataaattactagctgactttatttgcgtggttcccgttcccgtaggaaaacggggataaaatatatatcctatagccttcctcaataaatgagctatcttaccctaaaataatttttcaaatcagaccagtagttcctgagattagcgcgttcaatcaaacaaactcttcagcattataatattagtatagataaatggtCTATAATTTTCCATTACAGGATTTTATGTTCTTCGAAAAATCGGGCAACCAAGAGAGCGACGGTCCAGGAATGCTTTAAATTTAAGCGTAAAACGCACACAGATTTTATGTAAGCACACAAAATGTTACTTATTATACTATTATTCTTTATGACATAGTATGTAATCAATGTATGTCATATAGTGGTTGTTCTTAATTGGGGTTGTAACGCaggttttctttatatttttgaataatattgaattgTAAAGGATGAAAATGTCCACACTTGACTTAAAGTTAGTCACCTATAATACTCGCTCGCACCACTATTCGAACATTATGCAACCACATTAAATtcctaatatataatatgttaaaacTATAACACAAATGctagatattaaatataatatgtagaaaaaaattaattattttgtataaaataatatatggctactattttttattaataaataaatatataatacaatacacACCATTATCACAATATCTGtatgtattgatttattttttatagctgTGCCTTTTAACTTGACTAATTAATCAAAATGTATTGTGTCTACTGCTAATATGCCGATATATTATAGCGTTAGAGCCAAAAAACTTCCAGGAGTTCAAGTCTTTCTATTTAGACTTGAGACAATATACTcgtccattaaattaaatagcaaAGCTACTATATtcagatatttaattatttggtaattttcaattttcgaaaacactatttaaaagaaaatgttacaaccctatacttatataataaggAATCTCGTATGCGATATATTATTACcataaattaagaaattaaaatgtaacaataagtCTTATATTGGAATGTTATACAGTATACTATTTACACTTATACTATTAATATGATTGTTTTATATGCAAagtttttcaaatatataacttgtatcgctttaaattttacacggccttatatattattttgcattttttctagatttaagatttaataaatagatatgtACATTTGGCATTGAACTTCTTATGCCAAGTTGTGAAATTACTAAAGCTAAACAAAGGGACTGGCTCTGTGcagctttattaaattttagtgGTGATTTTCTTATGAATTATAGTGACAGctattttcaaaaaccttatACTGTCAAGTAGATCTACGctcagtgtagggttccgtagttggTGATCGTTTGTACTCTTAGGGTCACAGCCCATTAGAGCTACTCGGCACCTGTTCAGCGAggttttttctaatttaatttaaattcaaattaaaaaagaattaaaaacaaCATCCAGGTTTTAAATCTTTAGTGTGATAGAAAATAATATCGCGAGAGAATTGCGTAAAAAATTTATGGCCAGCCCTTTTTCTGTGCTCTGCGAGAGATATTTCTGTTTGTCCAggaatttttaggcaacctactcgcttATTTAAAGACAGCAACTTACTAGCAAATCATAGATTGGCTGGTCACATTATAAgacattttgttaataaatttttgaCTTCCTACAGGCCTCATCCCACTCAT
This DNA window, taken from Bicyclus anynana chromosome 1, ilBicAnyn1.1, whole genome shotgun sequence, encodes the following:
- the LOC112046042 gene encoding phospholipid scramblase 2, with amino-acid sequence MSHKQTPYSPNFPASQGYAPPDEGNKKNESYPMQAQGGYPGPPPGPMLPPGAQPLPGMHAGFQPGFQPGFQPGFAAGYPQPQPGYPHPQPGYPAPVIQQPAPAQGPGGWMTIPQAPANCPPGLEYLSMIDQLLVKQKVELLEAFVGFETNNKYTVKNSLGQKVYYAVEDNDCCTRNCCGPMRPFDMKIMDNFRNEVIHLHRPLACDSCWCPCWLQSMEVTAPPGTVVGSIEQEWSICKPCYVIKNAAGDVVLRIKGPFCTYSICGDVEFNVYSRDGETKVGKITKQWSGLAREMFTDSDYFGITFPMDLDVRIKAVLLGACFLIDFMFFEKSGNQESDGPGML